One window of Medicago truncatula cultivar Jemalong A17 chromosome 2, MtrunA17r5.0-ANR, whole genome shotgun sequence genomic DNA carries:
- the LOC120578238 gene encoding radial spoke head 10 homolog B gives MFLLLWILEYLYLFLVDNARFKEKYFSNGDVYIGFVKGKRMHGKGKYTWSNGTIYEGDWVDGKRTGKGRIIYPSGASFEGQFFRNSRHGRGTLKKSDGGIYVGNFESDLFHGKGKYTWLNGTIYEGDWVDGKRTGKGRIIYPSGASFEGQFFRNSRHGHGTLKKSDGGIYVGNFESDLFHGKGKYTWSHGTIYDGDWVDGRRTGKGQMIYLSGTSFEGQFFRNSRHGQGTLTISNGHVYIGNFKSDLFNGKGKYTWPDGEIYEGDWVDGRMTGKGQIIYPSGSTFEGEFSGNSRHGHGTLKKSDGDIYIGNFESDLYHGKGKYTWLDGTIYEGDWVDGRRTGKGRIIYPSGASFEGEFSRNSFHGHGTHTKSNGEVYSDNTESNLFHSQGK, from the exons ATGTTTCTTCTGTTGTGGATTTTAGAATATCTTTACTTGTTCCTAGTGGACAATGCAAG GTTTAAAGAGAAGTATTTTTCAAATGGGGATGTCTACATTGGTTTTGTCAAGGGAAAACGTATGCATGGCAAGGGAAAGTACACATGGTCAAATGGAACAATATATGAGGGTGATTGGGTTGATGGAAAAAGGACAGGGAAAGGGCGGATCATATATCCATCAGGAGCAAGTTTTGAGGGTCAATTCTTTAGGAATTCCCGTCATGGTCGCGGCACTCTTAAAAAATCCGATGGGGGTATCTACGTTGGTAACTTCGAGAGTGATCTTTTCCATGGCAAGGGAAAGTACACGTGGTTAAATGGAACAATATATGAGGGTGATTGGGTTGATGGAAAAAGGACAGGGAAAGGGCGGATCATATATCCATCAGGAGCAAGTTTTGAGGGTCAATTCTTTAGGAATTCCCGTCATGGTCACGGCACTCTTAAAAAATCCGATGGGGGTATCTACGTTGGTAACTTCGAGAGTGATCTTTTCCATGGCAAAGGAAAGTACACATGGTCACATGGAACAATATACGATGGTGATTGGGTTGATGGAAGAAGGACAGGGAAAGGGCAAATGATATATCTATCAGGAACAAGTTTTGAGGGTCAATTCTTTAGGAATTCCCGTCATGGTCAAGGCACCCTTACCATATCCAATGGGCATGTCTACATTGGTAACTTCAAGAGTGATCTTTTCAATGGCAAGGGAAAGTACACATGGCCAGATGGAGAAATATACGAGGGTGATTGGGTTGATGGAAGAATGACTGGGAAAGGTCAGATCATATATCCATCAGGATCAACTTTTGAGGGTGAATTCTCCGGGAATTCCCGTCATGGTCACGGCACCCTTAAAAAATCTGATGGGGATATCTACATTGGTAACTTCGAGAGTGATCTTTACCATGGCAAAGGAAAGTACACATGGTTAGATGGAACAATATACGAGGGTGATTGGGTTGATGGAAGAAGGACAGGGAAAGGACGGATAATATATCCATCAGGAGCAAGTTTTGAGGGTGAATTCTCTAGGAATTCCTTTCATGGTCACGGAACTCATACAAAATCAAACGGGGAAGTCTACAGTGATAACACCGAGAGTAATCTTTTCCATTCGCAGGGAAAGTAA